A genome region from Paludisphaera rhizosphaerae includes the following:
- a CDS encoding molybdopterin-dependent oxidoreductase: MATIIINGEEHEIPEGEKLNAIQMAKRVGVEIPYYCWHPALSVVANCRMCEVEVGQKDPKTGEIKMLPKLVPGCQTPAKDGTVLVTNSDKVQEHQRMIMELLLINHPLDCPVCDQAGECGLQDYSYAHGQANHRFVEERIVNPKKDVSDLIQLNQDRCIMCTRCVRFTREITQTAELQVMRRGNHAEIATFPGVTLDDNPLAGNVVDLCPVGALLDKDFLHKQRVWFLSKHDSICTGCSGGCNISVEENKGKVWRVKPRNNPHVNDYWICDNSRYGYKAGAAPDDVIPGMFVLDKSGDHVQTPIDEALRRVVRGLRNAVVDGKAVAGVLSPFLTVEEAYLMARYLKDVTTSSVLALGPVPVKGEDRTFAPDKTKGRSGDTTFLVPRPFTIHAEKAPNARGVRAVVENSQGSVVDYADLLKKIEAGEVGALYVTGGYPEDWIDEATAAMIREKVGFIVVQDSRVSALAHKADVVLAGGTYAEKAGSYVNCDNRLQYAGASLPPRDGSLPDLDLFGVLLDRPGPVRSGEVLAEVAEAIPAFAAVKGGVVPKYGVVLGGEAAPENGQPPFVDAWFTPMGAAKSR, from the coding sequence ATGGCCACCATCATCATCAACGGCGAGGAACACGAGATCCCCGAAGGGGAGAAGCTCAACGCCATCCAGATGGCGAAGCGGGTCGGGGTCGAAATCCCGTACTACTGCTGGCACCCGGCCCTCTCCGTCGTCGCCAACTGCCGGATGTGCGAGGTCGAGGTCGGCCAGAAGGACCCGAAGACCGGCGAGATCAAGATGCTGCCCAAGCTCGTCCCCGGCTGCCAGACGCCGGCCAAGGACGGGACGGTCCTCGTCACGAACAGCGACAAGGTCCAAGAGCATCAGCGGATGATCATGGAACTCCTCCTGATCAACCACCCGCTCGACTGCCCCGTCTGCGACCAGGCGGGCGAGTGCGGCCTGCAGGACTACAGCTACGCCCACGGGCAGGCGAACCACCGCTTCGTCGAGGAGCGGATCGTCAACCCCAAGAAGGACGTCTCCGACCTGATCCAGTTGAACCAGGACCGGTGCATCATGTGCACCCGCTGCGTCCGGTTCACCCGCGAGATCACCCAGACGGCCGAACTTCAGGTCATGCGTCGCGGCAACCACGCCGAGATCGCCACCTTCCCGGGCGTCACCCTCGACGACAACCCGCTGGCTGGCAACGTCGTCGACCTCTGCCCGGTCGGCGCCCTGCTGGACAAGGACTTCCTTCACAAGCAGCGCGTTTGGTTCCTCAGCAAGCACGACTCGATCTGCACCGGCTGCTCCGGCGGCTGCAACATCAGCGTCGAGGAGAACAAGGGGAAGGTCTGGCGGGTCAAGCCCCGGAACAATCCCCACGTTAACGACTACTGGATCTGCGACAACAGCCGGTACGGCTACAAGGCCGGCGCAGCTCCTGACGACGTCATCCCCGGCATGTTCGTCCTCGACAAAAGCGGCGACCACGTTCAGACGCCCATCGACGAGGCTCTCCGCCGCGTCGTCCGGGGCCTGCGGAACGCGGTCGTCGACGGCAAGGCGGTCGCCGGCGTCCTCTCGCCGTTCCTGACGGTCGAAGAAGCGTACCTCATGGCTCGCTACCTCAAGGACGTGACCACCAGCTCGGTCCTGGCTCTCGGTCCCGTTCCCGTCAAGGGCGAGGATCGGACGTTCGCCCCCGACAAGACCAAGGGCCGTTCGGGCGACACCACGTTCCTGGTCCCCCGGCCGTTCACCATCCACGCCGAGAAGGCCCCCAACGCCCGGGGCGTTCGGGCCGTCGTCGAGAACTCCCAGGGCTCAGTCGTCGACTACGCCGATCTGCTCAAGAAGATCGAGGCCGGCGAGGTGGGCGCCCTGTACGTGACGGGCGGCTATCCCGAGGACTGGATCGACGAGGCCACGGCCGCGATGATCCGGGAGAAGGTCGGCTTCATCGTCGTGCAGGATTCGCGGGTCTCGGCCCTGGCTCACAAGGCTGACGTCGTGCTGGCCGGCGGAACTTACGCCGAGAAGGCCGGGTCCTACGTCAACTGCGACAACCGGCTCCAGTACGCGGGGGCTTCCCTGCCTCCTCGCGACGGCTCGCTGCCGGACCTCGACCTGTTCGGCGTCCTGCTCGATCGGCCGGGCCCGGTCCGGTCGGGCGAGGTGCTCGCCGAGGTGGCCGAGGCGATCCCGGCGTTCGCGGCGGTGAAGGGGGGCGTCGTCCCCAAGTACGGCGTCGTACTCGGCGGCGAGGCGGCCCCGGAGAACGGCCAACCGCCGTTCGTCGACGCCTGGTTCACGCCGATGGGCGCTGCGAAGTCGCGCTGA
- the nuoH gene encoding NADH-quinone oxidoreductase subunit NuoH, whose product MTIWVLIGILIKILVIVGITQGTVAYLILVERKIAAWAQDRIGPNRCGRTLGVPFALIQPLADGAKMLLKEDVIPKYVTKPLYLLAPWIAIVTAMIGFAVVPFGPTGPEQIIDFQLAPNVDIGILYVLAVGSLAVYGVILAGWASNNKYSFIGGLRSSAQLISYEIPLGLSILGMVLIAGSLDLSKIINWQTQKFYGIPCWGVLAQPLGFILFFTSAFAETNRLPFDLPESEQELVGGFHTEYSAMKFGMFFLGEYLHVITVSFITVILFFGGWDFPYLTYPEQTAWYWTILKVAVITIKVMIAIIFIMWIRWTLPRFRYDQLMDLAWKSMIPLALINLVATAAIVQLVRTYWS is encoded by the coding sequence ATGACGATCTGGGTGTTGATCGGGATCCTCATCAAGATCCTGGTCATTGTCGGAATCACGCAGGGGACGGTGGCCTACCTGATCCTGGTCGAGCGGAAGATCGCCGCCTGGGCCCAGGACCGGATCGGCCCGAACCGCTGCGGTCGGACGCTCGGCGTCCCGTTCGCCCTCATCCAGCCTCTGGCGGACGGCGCCAAGATGCTGCTTAAAGAAGACGTGATCCCGAAGTACGTCACCAAGCCGCTCTACCTGCTGGCCCCCTGGATCGCCATCGTGACGGCGATGATCGGCTTCGCCGTCGTGCCGTTCGGGCCGACCGGGCCGGAGCAGATCATCGACTTTCAGCTCGCCCCCAACGTCGACATCGGCATTCTCTACGTGCTGGCCGTCGGCAGTCTGGCGGTCTATGGCGTGATCCTGGCCGGCTGGGCGTCGAACAACAAGTACTCGTTCATCGGCGGCCTGCGGTCGAGCGCCCAGCTCATCAGCTATGAGATCCCCCTGGGGCTGTCGATCCTGGGCATGGTCCTGATCGCCGGCTCGCTCGACCTGAGCAAGATCATCAACTGGCAGACCCAGAAGTTCTACGGCATCCCCTGCTGGGGCGTCCTTGCCCAGCCCCTCGGATTCATTCTGTTCTTCACGAGTGCGTTCGCCGAAACGAACCGCCTGCCTTTCGACTTGCCGGAGTCCGAACAAGAGCTCGTCGGCGGGTTCCACACCGAATACTCGGCGATGAAGTTCGGTATGTTCTTCCTCGGCGAATATCTCCACGTGATCACGGTTAGCTTCATCACCGTGATCCTCTTCTTCGGTGGGTGGGATTTCCCGTACCTGACCTACCCAGAGCAGACGGCGTGGTACTGGACGATCCTCAAAGTGGCGGTGATCACCATCAAGGTGATGATCGCGATCATCTTCATCATGTGGATCCGCTGGACGCTCCCCCGCTTCCGCTACGACCAACTGATGGACCTGGCCTGGAAGTCGATGATCCCGCTGGCCCTGATCAACCTGGTGGCGACGGCCGCGATCGTGCAACTGGTCCGGACGTACTGGAGCTGA
- a CDS encoding NuoI/complex I 23 kDa subunit family protein, translating into MRLDDPKLKKIEPPRLSLADRFFLPQVAAGLLVTGKHILDVLIKDTAITVQYPEVQHVPSPVYRGVHRLNKDEEGRPKCVACMLCATACPAHCIDIVGATAPESWPDREKYPESFVIDELRCIYCGMCEEACPVEAIELTGLYDLTGLSREEMIFDKTKLLSVFDVTRDAEPMKFTTPPPAGTGPTQALESPVS; encoded by the coding sequence GTGCGACTCGACGACCCCAAGCTGAAGAAGATCGAACCGCCCCGGTTGTCGCTGGCCGACCGGTTCTTCCTGCCGCAGGTGGCGGCCGGCCTGCTGGTGACCGGCAAGCACATCCTGGACGTCCTGATCAAAGACACGGCCATCACCGTGCAGTACCCCGAGGTGCAGCACGTCCCCAGCCCGGTCTACCGAGGCGTCCACCGTCTGAACAAGGACGAGGAAGGGCGGCCCAAGTGCGTCGCCTGCATGCTCTGCGCCACGGCCTGCCCGGCGCACTGCATCGACATCGTCGGCGCGACGGCCCCGGAATCCTGGCCCGACCGCGAGAAGTACCCGGAGAGCTTCGTCATCGACGAACTCCGCTGCATCTACTGCGGGATGTGCGAGGAAGCCTGCCCCGTCGAAGCCATCGAGCTGACCGGCCTGTACGACCTCACCGGCCTGTCTCGCGAGGAGATGATCTTCGACAAGACGAAGCTCCTTTCCGTCTTCGACGTGACCCGCGACGCCGAGCCGATGAAGTTCACCACGCCGCCGCCGGCCGGAACGGGGCCGACCCAGGCGCTCGAATCCCCGGTCAGCTGA
- a CDS encoding NADH-quinone oxidoreductase subunit J family protein, translating to MNGSMILATIGVVLGATGTYILLPHSRGDVKSRNNYILGGVLAGLGLIGFLLLLTPPDVSPNPAPADFSSLGMMITGACFYLFAAGAIGTAVMTVTSRNPVYSALWFTGVIVSTAGLFLLIDAQFLAAGTVIVYAGAIIVTFLFVIMLAQMEGKAVYDRAAKTPGRAVFTSFLLLWSLMYCLAVVPGSHRPPTAGANDPLEDRLRRGRELAEYYRGKGPIETKLVLERALRPTSSLFFDGDHQKPKPNVAGLGEALYADHLLTVEMAGAILFAALIAAVLIANPKPLRPVDAPTEA from the coding sequence ATGAACGGTTCCATGATTCTCGCGACGATCGGAGTCGTCCTCGGAGCAACCGGGACGTACATTCTGCTGCCGCACAGCCGCGGCGACGTCAAGTCGCGGAACAACTACATCCTGGGCGGCGTCCTGGCCGGGCTGGGCCTGATCGGCTTCCTGTTGCTCCTGACGCCCCCAGACGTCTCGCCGAACCCCGCGCCGGCGGACTTCTCGTCGCTCGGCATGATGATCACCGGCGCGTGCTTCTACCTGTTCGCCGCCGGAGCGATCGGGACGGCCGTGATGACGGTGACCAGCCGCAACCCGGTCTACAGCGCCCTCTGGTTCACGGGCGTGATCGTGTCGACGGCCGGCCTGTTCCTGCTGATCGACGCCCAGTTCCTCGCGGCGGGTACGGTCATCGTTTACGCCGGAGCGATCATCGTCACGTTCCTGTTCGTGATCATGCTGGCCCAGATGGAAGGCAAGGCCGTCTACGACCGCGCGGCGAAGACGCCCGGTCGGGCGGTGTTCACTTCCTTCCTGCTGCTCTGGAGCCTGATGTACTGCCTGGCCGTGGTGCCGGGTTCTCATCGTCCCCCGACCGCCGGCGCCAACGATCCGCTTGAGGACCGCCTCCGCCGCGGTCGCGAACTGGCCGAGTATTACCGAGGCAAGGGGCCGATTGAGACCAAACTGGTCCTGGAGCGGGCCCTCAGGCCGACCTCCTCGCTCTTCTTCGACGGCGATCACCAGAAGCCCAAGCCCAACGTCGCCGGCCTGGGCGAGGCGCTCTACGCCGACCACCTGCTGACGGTCGAAATGGCCGGCGCGATTCTGTTCGCCGCGCTGATCGCCGCCGTCCTGATCGCCAATCCCAAGCCCCTGCGGCCGGTCGACGCTCCGACCGAGGCCTGA
- the nuoK gene encoding NADH-quinone oxidoreductase subunit NuoK — translation MIDLFTSQLLTNYLLVGAALFALGMLGFISRRNMIVMFLSAEMMLQGVALSLVAFGRYHGNWTGQIFTIVILTVAACEASIAMALIVILYNRRSSLDVTLWQDVREPGLEPSDLAEEAAEAAPLEPVAGPESYPHLTPAGVEPAHPMKPWTERRS, via the coding sequence ATGATCGACCTGTTCACAAGCCAGCTCCTGACCAACTACCTCCTGGTGGGCGCGGCGCTCTTCGCGCTGGGGATGCTGGGGTTCATCTCCCGGCGGAACATGATCGTGATGTTCCTGTCGGCCGAAATGATGCTTCAGGGCGTAGCCCTGTCGCTGGTGGCCTTCGGCCGCTACCACGGCAACTGGACGGGCCAGATCTTCACGATCGTGATCCTGACCGTGGCGGCCTGCGAGGCCTCGATCGCCATGGCCCTGATCGTGATCCTGTACAACCGGCGGTCGTCGCTCGACGTGACCCTCTGGCAGGACGTTCGCGAGCCCGGCCTGGAGCCGTCCGACCTGGCCGAGGAAGCCGCCGAGGCCGCTCCGCTGGAGCCCGTCGCCGGTCCCGAGTCGTACCCTCACCTGACCCCCGCCGGCGTCGAGCCGGCCCACCCGATGAAGCCCTGGACCGAGCGCCGCAGCTGA
- the nuoL gene encoding NADH-quinone oxidoreductase subunit L, with protein sequence MGFFVSNIWLIPFLPLLGGLIAGFGARRFKIDPFIPVALGVGLAFLVSLGAWVSADAEKTVLVSKWIQAGSLSVPLEFRVDGLTTLMLSMVTFVSTLVIVFASGYMHGDPSYPRFFALIGMFVFSMTGLVLSNNYLLTYAFWEGVGVCSYLLIGFWHAKPSASAAAMKAFMINRVGDVGFALAIFWLWTIVPNHDLSYQNVLAESTLHGLSDAARIGIPLLLFWAATAKSAQIPLYVWLPDAMEGPTPVSALIHAATMVTAGVYLIARSTPLVALAPEVQLLISITGCATALLAALIALTQNDLKRVMAYSTVSQLGYMFMALGAGVGSVAKLAVVAAMFHLFTHAFFKALLFLASGSVMHAMGDVIDMRRFRGLRHRLPITCATFAVGGLALAGIVPTAGFFSKDEILLALESAPHAAHEIHFEYGWVYKVIYWIAIFTAFMTAFYTFRAFFMTFWGPEKLPSPDDPEALELVDAHAAHGHGHGHDDHGHGHGEAHGHGGHEIGVESPPIMTYPLMILAGCAVLVGMAFGPTGWFEGHLHHTLGFEGLGGGEHAFSWGTAIISTLAALAGIAMAYGMYAEPSPLPSRIATTIKPLYKASLGKFYIDEIYQATVLKAVTALAAISRMLDVKLVDGIVQGVAKLPRTAAREVLSKYQNGLIQFYAAASALSIVLLLWVLLFT encoded by the coding sequence GTGGGTTTCTTCGTGTCGAACATCTGGCTGATCCCGTTCTTGCCGCTGCTAGGCGGCTTGATCGCGGGGTTCGGCGCGCGTCGGTTCAAGATCGACCCCTTCATTCCGGTCGCGCTGGGCGTGGGCCTGGCGTTCCTGGTCTCGCTGGGCGCCTGGGTCTCGGCCGACGCGGAGAAGACCGTGCTGGTCTCCAAGTGGATCCAGGCCGGCTCCCTCTCGGTGCCGCTGGAGTTCCGCGTCGACGGCCTGACGACGCTGATGCTCTCCATGGTCACGTTCGTCTCGACCCTGGTGATCGTCTTCGCCTCCGGCTACATGCACGGCGACCCGTCGTACCCGCGGTTCTTCGCGTTGATCGGCATGTTCGTCTTCTCGATGACCGGGCTGGTCCTCTCGAACAATTACCTGCTGACCTATGCCTTCTGGGAAGGCGTGGGCGTCTGCAGCTACCTCCTCATCGGCTTCTGGCACGCGAAGCCCTCGGCCTCCGCGGCGGCGATGAAGGCCTTCATGATCAACCGGGTCGGCGACGTCGGCTTCGCACTGGCGATCTTCTGGCTCTGGACGATCGTCCCGAATCATGACCTGAGCTATCAGAACGTGCTGGCTGAGTCGACGCTGCACGGCCTCTCGGACGCGGCCAGGATCGGCATCCCGCTCCTCCTCTTCTGGGCGGCGACCGCCAAGTCGGCCCAGATCCCGCTCTATGTCTGGCTGCCGGACGCGATGGAAGGCCCGACGCCCGTCTCGGCCCTCATCCACGCCGCGACGATGGTCACGGCCGGCGTCTACCTGATCGCCCGGTCAACCCCGCTGGTCGCCCTGGCCCCGGAGGTGCAACTGCTCATCTCCATCACAGGCTGTGCGACGGCCCTGCTGGCGGCCCTGATCGCCCTGACGCAGAACGACCTCAAGCGGGTGATGGCCTACTCGACGGTCAGCCAGCTCGGTTACATGTTCATGGCTTTGGGGGCCGGCGTCGGCTCGGTGGCCAAGCTTGCGGTGGTCGCCGCGATGTTCCACCTCTTCACTCACGCCTTCTTCAAGGCCCTGCTGTTCCTCGCATCCGGCAGCGTGATGCACGCGATGGGCGACGTGATCGACATGCGACGATTCCGCGGTCTGCGGCATCGGCTTCCGATCACCTGCGCGACCTTCGCCGTCGGTGGACTGGCTCTCGCGGGCATCGTGCCGACGGCCGGGTTCTTCAGCAAGGACGAGATCCTGCTGGCTCTGGAATCCGCCCCGCACGCCGCCCATGAGATCCACTTTGAATACGGCTGGGTCTACAAGGTGATTTACTGGATCGCCATCTTCACGGCGTTCATGACGGCCTTCTACACCTTCCGGGCGTTCTTCATGACCTTCTGGGGCCCCGAGAAGCTCCCCAGCCCGGACGATCCGGAGGCCCTGGAGCTTGTCGACGCCCACGCCGCCCACGGTCATGGTCATGGTCATGACGATCATGGTCACGGCCATGGCGAGGCCCACGGTCACGGCGGTCACGAGATCGGCGTCGAGTCGCCGCCGATCATGACCTACCCCCTGATGATCCTCGCCGGGTGCGCGGTCCTCGTCGGCATGGCCTTCGGCCCGACCGGTTGGTTCGAGGGGCACTTGCACCACACGCTCGGCTTTGAGGGGCTCGGCGGCGGCGAGCACGCCTTCAGTTGGGGAACGGCGATCATCAGCACGCTCGCGGCGCTGGCGGGCATTGCCATGGCTTATGGCATGTACGCCGAGCCCAGCCCGCTCCCGTCTCGGATCGCGACCACGATCAAGCCTCTCTACAAGGCGTCGCTCGGCAAGTTCTACATCGACGAGATCTACCAGGCGACCGTGCTCAAGGCGGTGACGGCTCTGGCGGCGATCTCGCGGATGCTGGACGTCAAGCTGGTCGACGGGATCGTCCAGGGAGTGGCCAAGCTGCCGCGAACGGCGGCCCGCGAGGTCCTCTCGAAGTATCAGAACGGCCTGATCCAGTTCTACGCAGCAGCCTCGGCGCTGAGCATCGTTCTGCTGCTCTGGGTGCTGCTCTTCACCTGA
- a CDS encoding complex I subunit 4 family protein, which produces MAILLAVTVFLPLLGALALVLTPGLDQGAARKIALGFTVATFAACLALLAGFESSVTTPQFAAGPDAGPYGWSWIGRPDVRFALGLDGISIWLFVLTGLLMITGVFASWESIKDRSPLYYAFLLSLETGLLGLFASLDVVLFYIFFEFTLIPLFFIIGLWGGPDRHRASVYFFLYTLAGSLLTLLGVIALVVVHMQYTPEHRLTFSIPELTQGLAALQWDEWYKTDSWASPQVAIFLLLLAGFAIKVPLFPFHTWLPLAHVEAPTAGSIVLAGVLLKVGSYGLLRFNMAMTPLGAQALFPLLATLCVAGIIYGALAALAQSDMKRLVAYSSVSHMGFIVLGMLAMNDTGLNGSVIQMVNHGLTTGALFACVGILYDRYHTREMGQLGGMWEKFPLLAFFFIFSSMGAAALPGLNGFVGEFPILSGMFAVSWKTAALATTGMVLGAFYLLLMIRRVIFGPLVEPGGHDDHGHGHAEVPPIAWYEIAGLAPLMALILYIGLFPEPFFSRIRPAVEVVDRIGRSEALTAAKVAAAPPVATRGEAVSMTASEAR; this is translated from the coding sequence ATGGCGATACTGTTGGCGGTCACCGTGTTCCTCCCTCTGCTCGGCGCGCTGGCGCTGGTGCTGACGCCCGGGCTTGACCAGGGGGCGGCCCGCAAGATCGCGCTCGGCTTCACCGTCGCGACCTTCGCGGCCTGTTTGGCGCTCCTTGCGGGCTTCGAGTCGTCGGTGACGACGCCGCAGTTCGCCGCCGGTCCCGACGCCGGCCCTTACGGCTGGTCGTGGATCGGTCGACCCGACGTCCGGTTCGCCCTGGGCCTGGACGGGATCTCGATCTGGCTGTTCGTGCTGACCGGCCTGCTGATGATCACCGGCGTCTTCGCTTCGTGGGAGTCGATCAAGGATCGGTCCCCGTTGTACTACGCCTTCCTGCTGTCGCTGGAAACGGGCCTGCTGGGGCTCTTCGCCTCGCTGGACGTGGTCCTCTTCTACATCTTCTTCGAGTTCACCCTGATCCCGTTGTTCTTCATCATCGGGCTCTGGGGCGGACCGGATCGGCACCGGGCCTCGGTCTACTTCTTCCTGTACACGCTGGCCGGCAGCCTGCTGACCCTGCTGGGGGTCATCGCCCTGGTCGTCGTCCACATGCAGTACACGCCGGAGCATCGGCTCACCTTCTCGATCCCCGAGCTGACCCAGGGGCTGGCCGCTCTTCAGTGGGACGAATGGTACAAGACGGACTCCTGGGCGAGCCCGCAGGTCGCCATCTTCCTGCTGCTGCTGGCCGGGTTCGCAATCAAGGTGCCGCTCTTCCCGTTCCACACGTGGCTCCCGCTGGCCCACGTCGAGGCGCCGACGGCGGGCTCGATCGTCCTGGCCGGCGTGCTGCTGAAGGTCGGCAGCTACGGCCTCCTGCGATTCAACATGGCCATGACTCCCCTCGGGGCGCAGGCCCTCTTCCCGCTGCTGGCGACGCTCTGCGTGGCGGGGATCATCTACGGGGCCCTCGCCGCCCTGGCCCAGAGCGACATGAAGCGGTTGGTGGCCTATAGCTCGGTCAGCCACATGGGCTTCATCGTGCTGGGCATGCTGGCGATGAACGACACCGGCCTGAACGGGTCGGTCATCCAGATGGTCAACCACGGCCTGACGACCGGTGCCCTGTTCGCCTGCGTGGGCATCCTCTACGACCGCTATCACACCCGAGAGATGGGCCAGTTGGGCGGGATGTGGGAGAAGTTCCCGCTGCTGGCCTTCTTCTTCATCTTCTCCTCGATGGGCGCTGCGGCGCTGCCGGGGCTGAATGGATTCGTCGGCGAGTTCCCGATTCTCTCGGGGATGTTCGCGGTGAGTTGGAAGACGGCCGCCCTGGCGACGACCGGCATGGTTCTGGGCGCCTTCTACCTGCTCCTGATGATCCGTCGGGTCATCTTCGGACCGCTCGTCGAGCCCGGCGGTCACGACGATCACGGCCACGGCCACGCCGAGGTCCCGCCGATCGCCTGGTACGAGATCGCCGGACTGGCCCCGCTCATGGCCCTGATCCTCTACATCGGCCTCTTCCCCGAGCCCTTCTTCTCCCGGATTCGTCCGGCGGTCGAGGTCGTGGATCGGATCGGGCGTTCCGAGGCGCTCACGGCGGCGAAGGTCGCCGCGGCTCCCCCAGTCGCCACTCGCGGCGAGGCCGTCTCCATGACGGCGTCCGAGGCCCGCTGA
- a CDS encoding NADH-quinone oxidoreductase subunit N, which translates to MTPELAYETVKQTLQVLSPEILLLLVAMAMMTAAPFVRVSRNGWCGAAAAGLVVSLLALFASSDVHPDPFVGSVVNDAMSFYVRLFVILTGFVLLGLAHREPPEDRSAEFFGSLLMIQAGAMLVGVSNDLILLFVGLELVSIPTYLLLYLSRRTASTQEAATKYFFLSIFASGLLLYGMTFLYGLTGTTNLKALAVLTDLPYVPHLWVGLVAVVFMIAGLSFRVAAVPLHFYAPDVYQGSPIVIAALLSWIPKAVGFLAMIRALTSVLAFKGMEDELVHKTVLLCWIIAAATMTLGNAVALLQTDLKRLLAYSSIAHAGYLMVGITAAFAGGARASAMYNGVEGILFYLAAYALMTLGAFGVILALRKADGRPITTIDELSGLGWTRPVVALGMTICLLSLLGFPFFAGFWGKFQIFAAALSASTGDDARPMQALAVIGMLNAAVGAYYYLRIVVLMFFGESREPLSLGGGWPVAVATGACAVLSLLFGLYPAPISRLCHEAAVAANTRPVVEPAVAGAQVAPTGVAVQN; encoded by the coding sequence ATGACCCCCGAACTCGCCTACGAGACGGTCAAGCAGACGCTCCAGGTCCTGTCGCCCGAGATCCTTCTGCTGCTCGTGGCCATGGCGATGATGACGGCCGCACCCTTCGTCCGCGTCTCGCGGAACGGCTGGTGCGGCGCGGCCGCGGCCGGGCTGGTTGTCAGCCTGCTCGCCCTGTTCGCCTCCAGCGACGTCCATCCCGACCCGTTCGTCGGCTCGGTCGTGAACGACGCCATGTCGTTTTACGTTCGCCTGTTCGTCATTCTCACCGGCTTCGTGCTGCTCGGCCTGGCTCACCGCGAACCCCCTGAGGACCGCTCGGCCGAATTCTTCGGGTCGCTCCTGATGATCCAGGCCGGCGCGATGCTCGTCGGGGTCTCGAACGACCTGATTCTGCTGTTCGTCGGCCTCGAACTGGTCAGCATCCCGACTTACCTGCTGCTCTACCTCTCGCGGCGGACGGCGTCGACCCAGGAAGCGGCGACGAAGTACTTCTTCCTGAGCATCTTCGCCTCGGGACTACTGCTCTACGGGATGACCTTTCTCTACGGGCTGACCGGTACGACGAACCTGAAGGCCCTCGCCGTGCTGACCGACCTGCCGTACGTCCCTCACCTGTGGGTCGGCCTGGTCGCCGTGGTGTTCATGATCGCCGGCCTGAGCTTCCGGGTCGCGGCCGTCCCGCTTCACTTCTACGCCCCAGACGTGTACCAGGGCTCGCCTATCGTGATCGCGGCTTTGCTGTCGTGGATCCCCAAGGCGGTCGGCTTTCTGGCGATGATCCGGGCTTTGACTTCGGTCCTCGCCTTCAAGGGGATGGAAGACGAGTTGGTTCACAAGACCGTCTTGCTCTGCTGGATCATCGCCGCCGCCACGATGACCCTGGGGAACGCCGTCGCCTTGCTCCAGACCGACCTCAAGCGACTGCTGGCCTACTCCTCGATCGCCCACGCCGGCTACCTGATGGTGGGGATCACGGCGGCCTTCGCCGGCGGGGCGCGTGCGTCCGCCATGTACAACGGCGTCGAGGGCATTCTCTTCTACCTGGCGGCCTACGCGTTGATGACGTTGGGGGCCTTCGGCGTGATCCTGGCACTGCGAAAGGCCGACGGCCGGCCGATCACGACGATCGACGAACTGTCCGGTCTGGGATGGACCCGTCCCGTGGTCGCCCTTGGGATGACGATCTGCCTTCTCAGCCTCCTCGGGTTCCCGTTCTTCGCCGGGTTCTGGGGCAAGTTCCAGATCTTCGCCGCGGCACTTTCCGCCAGCACCGGCGACGACGCCCGGCCGATGCAGGCCCTGGCGGTCATCGGCATGCTTAACGCGGCGGTCGGAGCCTACTACTACCTGAGGATCGTCGTCCTGATGTTCTTCGGGGAATCTCGCGAGCCGCTCTCGCTGGGGGGGGGCTGGCCCGTCGCCGTGGCGACCGGTGCCTGCGCCGTGCTGTCGCTGCTTTTCGGGCTTTACCCGGCCCCGATCTCGCGACTCTGCCATGAGGCGGCGGTGGCGGCCAACACTCGGCCCGTCGTCGAGCCGGCGGTGGCCGGCGCGCAGGTCGCGCCGACGGGCGTGGCGGTCCAGAACTGA
- a CDS encoding VanZ family protein — translation MMMRKWWYAAVGWTILIAALCWTPRGVVNKVGDETRLFEIPNFDKLVHAGLFVVFAFLWLKAAPSPKRFLPIILGGLALTVVTELGQLTAFVNRDARLDDGLFDMLGVFLGGWIYKQWVRIEERRSPQVATTAVSEV, via the coding sequence ATGATGATGCGCAAGTGGTGGTACGCGGCGGTGGGATGGACGATTCTGATCGCGGCGCTCTGCTGGACGCCTCGCGGCGTCGTCAACAAGGTGGGGGACGAAACCCGGCTTTTCGAGATCCCGAACTTCGACAAGCTGGTCCACGCCGGTCTGTTCGTGGTGTTCGCCTTCCTCTGGCTGAAGGCCGCACCATCGCCCAAGCGATTCCTGCCGATCATCCTCGGCGGGCTCGCGCTGACTGTCGTTACGGAACTGGGCCAGCTCACGGCGTTCGTCAATCGAGACGCCCGGCTGGACGACGGCCTCTTCGATATGCTGGGCGTCTTTCTCGGCGGCTGGATCTACAAGCAGTGGGTTCGAATCGAAGAACGGCGGTCGCCGCAGGTCGCGACCACCGCCGTCAGCGAAGTCTGA